The Lonchura striata isolate bLonStr1 chromosome 16, bLonStr1.mat, whole genome shotgun sequence genome contains the following window.
CctttgtccaaagtccctctccagctctcctggagcccctttaggcactggaaggggctctgaggtctcTCTGAGGCCTTCTCTTATCCAGGTGAACAcgcccagctctcccagcctggctccatagcagaggggctccagctcTTGGAGCATCTCTGTGGCTTCCTCTACACTCACTCCAGCAGGTCCACATCCTTCTGACAGAAGGTCCCAGGGCTGGAAGCAGTTCTGCAGGTGGGGGTCTCATCCGAGtggggcagaatcccccccCTTCCCTGCTGTCCACACACAGGAGGGGGTCTGTGTGCACAGAAAGGGCATGTCCAGCTCTCACCCACTAATACTTGCTAGTCCTTCTCAGTGATGAACTTCAAGAGTCTGCTACAGCCTTGAATCTCTTTCAGATCCAGTAGTAGGAATGTGAAGCCAGAGGTTCAGTGCCAAAACCTCATTGCAAAGCATGGTACAAAGCCATCTGGGGAGAACACAGACCCATGGGGAGCAGGAGACAAAGCCCAAAagcagccctggagcagggcaggtgcctCTGGGGACTCACCGGCAGCATGGCATTGAAGAGGTGAGTGATGAAGGTTGCTCCGTGCTGCACAGCCTCCTCGGCCTGGGACAGATTAGCCACTGAGTGACCTGGGAACACAGACCAATGCCTGATTCCTCTGCCCATCTCTCCACTGATTTCCCTACAGGAGCAAAGACACTCCATCACTGGACTATGCTCTAATGCCAACCCTGGCCTGAGGTCTCAGGTGCAGCCTCAACACAGATGTGTCTGGCCATGACCCGGTGGGAGGACTCTGGGGGGTGGGTGTGTCACCTGAATGCCTTCAGTGTTCACATCACAGCTGTCACAATGCTGCCTTGCTCACAGCATGTTGTCTTCAGGCTGAGTTTGAGGTCCAATGATACGCCTTTCTGCTGGCCTCAGACACTTAAATGTTTTGTAGAGAATTATCAGAAAACACCCTCACAACAGTGGGAACTTTGCTAGCAAAACATATGGGAATGAAACTATCAAGAAAGAAACTTCTGTTTCCCCAAcaggacagcagctctgtgtgctaACCTTGCCTTTCTGGAGCTCTTTATGTGGCTTTGGGATAAGAGACAGTCTGCTGTATGAATGCCCTTCTCACTTGAGGTTTAATTTCACCCTAAATAACTTCCCCCCTTTAAAAAAACTTCTTCAATGATCTGAGACAAAGAAGAGTCTGtgaagcaaaggaaaagaaaaacacagccAGTTTTAAGTCAGAAGCCAGCCAGATGTTGGTGGAAGAGGTTCCTACAGTACTTCCAGTTGAAAAACAGAATTATCAAACAAACAGTAACCTTTGGAAAATGATTTCACCTGTCACATAAGGCTGAAAGCAGTGGAACTTCAGAGTTTGAACCCTTCCACATCATCAAACCTCCAACTAAGACTGCTGTTCTTCCCTGTGTTAGAACAGCACCTTGTGTTTACTGCAGGGGCTTCTAAGTCGATACAAACTTTGGCCCTTGCCATGACAGATTGACAGCATCAAGTGAGGTCCCCATTTGTGACAGGTCTGTCATCTCCATCCAGAATCCCACCCCGTCCAGTTGCACTGAGACACGTTAGAGATGCCACAGCCTCAAGGGAGGGGCAGCCAGAGCTTCCCTAAACCCAGCCCTTACCCAGGGAGACGCAGATGCCCCGCTTGGTGAGCTCCCGGATCACCTCACTGCTCCTCCTCATTTCAGGGGCCAGGGTCACTATCTGGACACAGTCCAGGGAGCCGTAGGTGGCAAGCAGGTCCTGGAAAGCACCTGCCTCAAAGGTGCGGAGGCAGTGCTCCGGGTGGGCACCCTTTTTCTCCTTGCTGATGAACGGCCCCTCCAGGTGGGCTCCTGtccaaacaggaaaaaaagaaccatgacccttccttcccctgccaAGAACCATGAAACCTGATGTCTACTCTGCTCCAGTCACACTCTTGCCATTTTTCTGCAGCATTACACGTCTCAAGCAACTGTAAGCTCATCACAGTGAAGATGCAGTGCTGGCCACTGGCCAAGCCAAGCCATCCCACTGCCATTGCTCCAGGGGCcccagaggggctggagcaaTGTGTATGATGACAGAAAACACAGTAAAAGCCAGCACAGACTAAGGGACAAGGTGGGTCTGTGCCCACCTATGCATTCCTCCCCTATTTGTGCTCTGTAACTTCTTTCATGTCAACTGCGAACAAGATAATTGCCCACCTAGACTAGCACCACAGAGGATTGAATCCACTTACCCAGGATTCCTGCTCCATGGGCTCCCCCATTTCTTACACTGATCTGAGGGAGAACCTAGAGAAAGAGGTTTGTCAGACATGGCAACACAGACACAGCCCCCCAGCCTGCCAAATCAGACCCAAATGTCAGGTCCACAGGGATATTTGTAGCTGGACCACTTGGGACCATCACAGCCCACAAAGGAAAAGCTGTCTCAAGCCTTGGTGTGCAGAGCTCGCTTGGGAGACATGGCTGTCTCAGCATTCTAAATGCTGAGGGCAAGAAACCCAGGGTAGAGTCCAGCTCCTCATGCCCATGGcttttctgtcctggcagctatCCCAGTCTTGGCCCACCCACCTCCTGATACCAACCTCAGTCCCTGATCACCCTGCGGATGGGAGAGAAGGCCCCTTACCTGGTGGTATACAGATGGAGGAGAGGTCACCAGGGTGGGACAGAAAGAGGTCACTCCATGGGAGAGGATTTTCTGACTGACCAGGTCAATACCTGATTTGAAGTCATCTGTAGCCAGAGAGAAGTCCACCCCGAAGCCTCCTGCACCACAAACAAAACAGGGGTGAAACTGCTGCTTCCTCAGTGGGTGTGGAAACACTGAAGAAAGACTTTGTGACTGGAGGGAGATGTTCCATTTGTAGGGCGCTGACACAGAGGACTCCACCAGCACTTCTGTCCTACATTCCAAGGTTCCACAAGTACAAATCTCACCATCACTGCCCTTATGAAGTGCTCTTCCCCACAGCAACCCAGTGTTTTGCAAGCACAACCTTTTTATTTTGATGCAGGGCAAAATGTGACGATTCTCTGCTGAAAAGGGAACTGGCTTCCAACTAGAACAAGCTCCTCTTTCCTTCTGAAGAGAGCTGTTGCAGTTAATTGTTATTGTTCCTGTGGGAAGTCTTGCCCTCTCCTCCCACATCCTGGAAAGGGTAGGGCAGGCATCCTGCCAGTGCAGGGGCAGGACAAAATACCGATAAAAAATAGTTCAGAGGAAACCCTCACCTGGCTAAAGGGGATCACTTACAAAATAGCAGCAACCAAAGGCAAAATTGCTCTTTGTCACTGGTTGGGTGACTCACACCTCCCATGAGCAGCTGAAATGTGGCCATGGGCAGGACACCCGCAGTGGGGCTGGGAATCGGGGATGGACAAACCCAGGATGCCCCCAGTCTGCAAGTGCATGTAGCATCACTGTACCATTGATCTGGACATCGATGAAACCTGGGGCGATGATGCTGTCCTTGCAGTCCAGCTGGACATCAGCAGAGCCCTTTTCGTCAAAGAAGAGTTTCTCTGGGTTAAGGATCTTCCCCTCTCGTACCCACAGGTCCTCCCTGGAGGGACAGTCACACATATCAAGCTCTGGTGCCATCTGCACCATGTGGAGCAGGTAGGCGTGCCCAGTGACAGTGATCCTGAGCAAAGTGGATCCCACCGGCACCTCCAGCCACGGGCTCTGTGGGGTGTGCCAGAGCACAGCTGCTCTTTCAGCTGGGACACAGCAAGCAGCCCTCTCTACCTGGCTCTGGCTCTGCAAAACTCACAGGAATGGGATTTTCATGGGCTACCCCTTAAAAGTGGTGGTGATGATGGGCAAAGCACCAGGGGGCTGGAAGAAGAGACAAAACAGGGACCATACACCACAACCCGCCCTATGTCCCTCCAAAACTCGGCAAAGGGGACGTGGGACGGTAGAGCGAGGCGGGGTGAGGGCCAAGAGCCGGTGCGCAGGGGAACCGGCGACCTTCCCTCTGCACTGCAGGTGTCAGGTCAGGTCGGCAGCCTGTCC
Protein-coding sequences here:
- the AMDHD2 gene encoding N-acetylglucosamine-6-phosphate deacetylase isoform X2, coding for MPSNKSVSDAPIVQFTNCRILRDHQLQREDLWVREGKILNPEKLFFDEKGSADVQLDCKDSIIAPGFIDVQINGGFGVDFSLATDDFKSGIDLVSQKILSHGVTSFCPTLVTSPPSVYHQVLPQISVRNGGAHGAGILGAHLEGPFISKEKKGAHPEHCLRTFEAGAFQDLLATYGSLDCVQIVTLAPEMRRSSEVIRELTKRGICVSLGHSVANLSQAEEAVQHGATFITHLFNAMLPFHHRDPGIVGLLTSDKIPSGRRVFYGMISDGIHTNPAALRIAHRAHPKGLVLVTDAIAGMGLAPGRHTLGQQVVEIDGLNTYIAADVCVVRWFHPVQLV
- the AMDHD2 gene encoding N-acetylglucosamine-6-phosphate deacetylase isoform X1 — encoded protein: MPSNKSVSDAPIVQFTNCRILRDHQLQREDLWVREGKILNPEKLFFDEKGSADVQLDCKDSIIAPGFIDVQINGGFGVDFSLATDDFKSGIDLVSQKILSHGVTSFCPTLVTSPPSVYHQVLPQISVRNGGAHGAGILGAHLEGPFISKEKKGAHPEHCLRTFEAGAFQDLLATYGSLDCVQIVTLAPEMRRSSEVIRELTKRGICVSLGHSVANLSQAEEAVQHGATFITHLFNAMLPFHHRDPGIVGLLTSDKIPSGRRVFYGMISDGIHTNPAALRIAHRAHPKGLVLVTDAIAGMGLAPGRHTLGQQVVEIDGLNTYIAGTKTLSGSVATMDTCVRHFQEATGCSVETALEAASLHPAQLLGIEHKKGTLNYDSDADFLMLNDSLYVRATYIAGEEVWRQDVLGM